Proteins co-encoded in one Hypanus sabinus isolate sHypSab1 chromosome 6, sHypSab1.hap1, whole genome shotgun sequence genomic window:
- the LOC132395494 gene encoding metalloreductase STEAP1-like isoform X1 produces the protein MNDSGWNERDLHSGINTDPMDVESACPARNKESEMYTMECGADGIRRNSRIPTGNLASSNHLPFDNFEYPQQLNRQLELFPQWCFPIKLAGSMSIVVFIYTLLRDIIHPFMMENKNVFYKIPILVMNKVLPVVAIILLALVYLPGILAATLQLYFGTKYRQFPQWLACWMLSRKQLGLLSFFYAVLHAFFSLCYPMRRSYRYKLLNWAYQQVKENKENAWIEDDVWRMEIYVSLGILGLAILAILAVTSVPSVSNTLNWREFQCIQSKMGYCALFLCTLHALVYAWRKWVELKYFVWYTPPTFIIAVFLPIIVLLCKTIFLFPCLAKRLGRIRRGWEWKLKYKMDLSLSTDAVENEVPAKRSMHEVEDQQ, from the exons atgaatgacagtggaTGGAATGAACGTGACCTACACTCTG GTATTAATACTGACCCAATGGACGTTGAGAGTGCTTGCCCTGCGCGCAATAAGGAAAGTGAAATGTATACAATGGAGTGTGGAGCAGATGGCATAAGAAGG AATTCTAGAATACCAACAGGAAATTTGGCATCATCTAATCATCTTCCTTTTGATAACTTTGAATATCCACAACAACTGAACAGACAACTGGAGCTTTTCCCTCAATGGTGTTTTCCTATCAAACTGGCTGGAAGCATGTCCATAGTTGTTTTCATTTACACTTTGCTCAGGGACATCATTCATCCCTTTATGATGGAAAACAAAAATGTATTTTATAAAATTCCGATTTTGGTCATGAACAAAGTTCTGCCTGTTGTTGCCATCATACTTTTGGCTTTAGTTTATTTGCCAGGAATTTTGGCAGCTACTTTACAACTTTATTTTGGCACTAAGTATAGACAGTTTCCTCAATGGCTAGCTTGCTGGATGTTATCACGGAAACAACTtggactcctcagctttttttatgCTGTTCTCCATGCTTTCTTCAGTCTGTGCTATCCTATGAGAAGATCGTATAGATATAAATTACTGAACTGGGCTTATCAACAG gtgaaagaaaacaaagaaaatgcCTGGATTGAAGATGATGTCTGGAGAATGGAAATTTATGTTTCTTTAGGAATTTTAGGTCTCGCAATTCTTGCTATATTGGCTGTGACTTCAGTTCCTTCTGTCAGTAATACACTGAATTGGAGAGAATTCCAATGTATACAG TCCAAGATGGGATATTGCGCATTATTCCTATGTACTCTTCATGCTCTCGTGTATGCTTGGAGAAAATGGGTGGAGCTCAAGTACTTTGTCTGGTATACACCACCAACGTTTATAATTGCAGTTTTTTTGCCTATTATTGTTTTGCTATGCAAAACAATATTTCTATTCCCGTGCCTTGCAAAAAGGTTGGGTAGAATTCGAAGAGGATGGGAATGGAAGTTGAAATATAAAATGGATCTCTCTCTTTCTACTGATGCCGTGGAAAATGAGGTGCCAGCAAAAAGATCAATGCATGAAGTGGAAGATCAACAGTGA
- the LOC132395494 gene encoding metalloreductase STEAP1-like isoform X2 encodes MRGATSINTDPMDVESACPARNKESEMYTMECGADGIRRNSRIPTGNLASSNHLPFDNFEYPQQLNRQLELFPQWCFPIKLAGSMSIVVFIYTLLRDIIHPFMMENKNVFYKIPILVMNKVLPVVAIILLALVYLPGILAATLQLYFGTKYRQFPQWLACWMLSRKQLGLLSFFYAVLHAFFSLCYPMRRSYRYKLLNWAYQQVKENKENAWIEDDVWRMEIYVSLGILGLAILAILAVTSVPSVSNTLNWREFQCIQSKMGYCALFLCTLHALVYAWRKWVELKYFVWYTPPTFIIAVFLPIIVLLCKTIFLFPCLAKRLGRIRRGWEWKLKYKMDLSLSTDAVENEVPAKRSMHEVEDQQ; translated from the exons ATGCGTGGGGCAACAA GTATTAATACTGACCCAATGGACGTTGAGAGTGCTTGCCCTGCGCGCAATAAGGAAAGTGAAATGTATACAATGGAGTGTGGAGCAGATGGCATAAGAAGG AATTCTAGAATACCAACAGGAAATTTGGCATCATCTAATCATCTTCCTTTTGATAACTTTGAATATCCACAACAACTGAACAGACAACTGGAGCTTTTCCCTCAATGGTGTTTTCCTATCAAACTGGCTGGAAGCATGTCCATAGTTGTTTTCATTTACACTTTGCTCAGGGACATCATTCATCCCTTTATGATGGAAAACAAAAATGTATTTTATAAAATTCCGATTTTGGTCATGAACAAAGTTCTGCCTGTTGTTGCCATCATACTTTTGGCTTTAGTTTATTTGCCAGGAATTTTGGCAGCTACTTTACAACTTTATTTTGGCACTAAGTATAGACAGTTTCCTCAATGGCTAGCTTGCTGGATGTTATCACGGAAACAACTtggactcctcagctttttttatgCTGTTCTCCATGCTTTCTTCAGTCTGTGCTATCCTATGAGAAGATCGTATAGATATAAATTACTGAACTGGGCTTATCAACAG gtgaaagaaaacaaagaaaatgcCTGGATTGAAGATGATGTCTGGAGAATGGAAATTTATGTTTCTTTAGGAATTTTAGGTCTCGCAATTCTTGCTATATTGGCTGTGACTTCAGTTCCTTCTGTCAGTAATACACTGAATTGGAGAGAATTCCAATGTATACAG TCCAAGATGGGATATTGCGCATTATTCCTATGTACTCTTCATGCTCTCGTGTATGCTTGGAGAAAATGGGTGGAGCTCAAGTACTTTGTCTGGTATACACCACCAACGTTTATAATTGCAGTTTTTTTGCCTATTATTGTTTTGCTATGCAAAACAATATTTCTATTCCCGTGCCTTGCAAAAAGGTTGGGTAGAATTCGAAGAGGATGGGAATGGAAGTTGAAATATAAAATGGATCTCTCTCTTTCTACTGATGCCGTGGAAAATGAGGTGCCAGCAAAAAGATCAATGCATGAAGTGGAAGATCAACAGTGA
- the LOC132395494 gene encoding metalloreductase STEAP1-like isoform X3, protein MDVESACPARNKESEMYTMECGADGIRRNSRIPTGNLASSNHLPFDNFEYPQQLNRQLELFPQWCFPIKLAGSMSIVVFIYTLLRDIIHPFMMENKNVFYKIPILVMNKVLPVVAIILLALVYLPGILAATLQLYFGTKYRQFPQWLACWMLSRKQLGLLSFFYAVLHAFFSLCYPMRRSYRYKLLNWAYQQVKENKENAWIEDDVWRMEIYVSLGILGLAILAILAVTSVPSVSNTLNWREFQCIQSKMGYCALFLCTLHALVYAWRKWVELKYFVWYTPPTFIIAVFLPIIVLLCKTIFLFPCLAKRLGRIRRGWEWKLKYKMDLSLSTDAVENEVPAKRSMHEVEDQQ, encoded by the exons ATGGACGTTGAGAGTGCTTGCCCTGCGCGCAATAAGGAAAGTGAAATGTATACAATGGAGTGTGGAGCAGATGGCATAAGAAGG AATTCTAGAATACCAACAGGAAATTTGGCATCATCTAATCATCTTCCTTTTGATAACTTTGAATATCCACAACAACTGAACAGACAACTGGAGCTTTTCCCTCAATGGTGTTTTCCTATCAAACTGGCTGGAAGCATGTCCATAGTTGTTTTCATTTACACTTTGCTCAGGGACATCATTCATCCCTTTATGATGGAAAACAAAAATGTATTTTATAAAATTCCGATTTTGGTCATGAACAAAGTTCTGCCTGTTGTTGCCATCATACTTTTGGCTTTAGTTTATTTGCCAGGAATTTTGGCAGCTACTTTACAACTTTATTTTGGCACTAAGTATAGACAGTTTCCTCAATGGCTAGCTTGCTGGATGTTATCACGGAAACAACTtggactcctcagctttttttatgCTGTTCTCCATGCTTTCTTCAGTCTGTGCTATCCTATGAGAAGATCGTATAGATATAAATTACTGAACTGGGCTTATCAACAG gtgaaagaaaacaaagaaaatgcCTGGATTGAAGATGATGTCTGGAGAATGGAAATTTATGTTTCTTTAGGAATTTTAGGTCTCGCAATTCTTGCTATATTGGCTGTGACTTCAGTTCCTTCTGTCAGTAATACACTGAATTGGAGAGAATTCCAATGTATACAG TCCAAGATGGGATATTGCGCATTATTCCTATGTACTCTTCATGCTCTCGTGTATGCTTGGAGAAAATGGGTGGAGCTCAAGTACTTTGTCTGGTATACACCACCAACGTTTATAATTGCAGTTTTTTTGCCTATTATTGTTTTGCTATGCAAAACAATATTTCTATTCCCGTGCCTTGCAAAAAGGTTGGGTAGAATTCGAAGAGGATGGGAATGGAAGTTGAAATATAAAATGGATCTCTCTCTTTCTACTGATGCCGTGGAAAATGAGGTGCCAGCAAAAAGATCAATGCATGAAGTGGAAGATCAACAGTGA